GAGATCATCGTAAGTGGAGAGACTTGGCTCATAGACAAACATGCCAGCATTGAAATAGAGTGATGGCTTAGGGCCCATGTCTTGAGTCCACTGGACTTTATCAGGACACTGTTGGCAGTAACCAACTTTGTATTGTGGGGTGTGACTCCAAGTTTTCTCACAGAAACAATCCATCACAGCATAGAAATAGCCATCTGGCAAGTCAAACAAGTGGTCTATGTTATCAAACACCTGGATATCTCCATCCAAGTATATCATCTTGCTATACTCCACAAACTGCATGCATCCCAAAAATAAGAACAATTTAGTATCATTCTGACactgattaaaaagaaaaaaacatcgTATAAATTGTATAAATTGAAACAGACGGAGTATCAAAATATTCTTATACCTCCCAAATACGGAGTTTGGAATAGTTGATGACGTAATACGCCATAGCGAATTGAGTTTGGTTGTCAGGAGGATAAACAGGCTCGATTTCTCGAACGATGCAACCTTGATTTACGAGTATGCGTCGATGTTCCTCCGGGACGTCAGGCAAACAAGCCACAACAAGTGGATAGGCAGATTTTGCCTTTCGCAATCCCTTAACCAAACCAACCACACCTTTCCAATAATCACCGTTTCCTGCCAAGAACGTTACATAGGCACGGCTTGGCAAACTTTTTGCCTTTGCCAAACCATTACCCTTGGTTAGACCAAAAACATTAGGtgccatttttttttgtaacttAGAAAGTGAGTGTTCTATGAGAGATTTaagatgagaaaaaaataaactagCTCTTCAAAGTTTTGAACAAAAAGAATGTTTTTGAGAAGATTACTGATGTTTGTTGATGAGTTTTGAATGTTATTGAGGTTGTTTATATAGGCGTTGGGTGggaattaaaaatatgtaaaaaacaAAATGAATTGTAACAGTACAATATTGCTGGTTATTTGTCTAAGCTTCTTTGAAGTAGCACATTTGGGCCCCAGAAATCTGGAAAATTACATTTTGCACCACACGGATCGGACTGTACGTGTTGTGGTCAGGTAAGATCTAatggttcaaatatttttgttgttttcttAAATCTCAAATAGTGACGGTTACTTGTTGCAGGAGAGAAATCTCTGGAAACTGGGCGGTGGTTTgagtaattaattaatgttttcttTTTCTACAGTAATTAATTAAAGTAGAAAACACTAGAATAATCTTTCATTTGGCCCACCATTATCTAAATTACCA
The sequence above is a segment of the Solanum dulcamara chromosome 11, daSolDulc1.2, whole genome shotgun sequence genome. Coding sequences within it:
- the LOC129875008 gene encoding galactinol synthase 2 — encoded protein: MAPNVFGLTKGNGLAKAKSLPSRAYVTFLAGNGDYWKGVVGLVKGLRKAKSAYPLVVACLPDVPEEHRRILVNQGCIVREIEPVYPPDNQTQFAMAYYVINYSKLRIWEFVEYSKMIYLDGDIQVFDNIDHLFDLPDGYFYAVMDCFCEKTWSHTPQYKVGYCQQCPDKVQWTQDMGPKPSLYFNAGMFVYEPSLSTYDDLLKTLKVTPPTPFAEQDFLNMYFRDVYKPIPNNYNLVLAMLWRHPGNVDLDKVKVVHYCAAGSKPWRYTGKEENMDREDIKMLIKKWWDIYDDVSLDYKNSNVVATVDGEVEANKFMAALSEAGVVQYITAPSAA